One segment of Neobacillus endophyticus DNA contains the following:
- a CDS encoding HD-GYP domain-containing protein yields MSLMKGTRLKEDIYTVSGVLLLKRGTLLTENHIDWLNSHKTQIKWGLSSNENSEEKPWPLNEVVYKNVYTSIKGLQETIGKKTHLEDNEILGIMSEFDILHQEYVEKDVEILDIMEKFSKDEYLFKHSINVGLIASKIGNLLSLPEEHQHMLGRLGLFHDVGKFKIDPAILNKPTRLTDEEFNLIKQHPRLGYDLLSSTSLDPLILEGVLKHHEREDGTGYPGSIKGDSIPFFVKILSVADSFDAICSIRVYKEQKSVYYAIEELIKDAQAKRLDMSIVRPFTYSLMNQLKGSKIKLRNGAHGEIYDVHPQHPNQPILKINGFQPLNLFKEQLTLHQVADL; encoded by the coding sequence ATGAGTCTGATGAAAGGTACGAGACTTAAAGAAGATATTTATACCGTTTCTGGAGTATTACTACTAAAGCGCGGGACACTTTTAACAGAGAATCATATCGACTGGTTAAATAGTCATAAGACTCAAATTAAATGGGGTTTGAGCTCAAATGAAAATTCAGAAGAAAAACCTTGGCCTTTAAATGAAGTGGTCTACAAGAATGTATATACTTCTATAAAAGGTTTACAAGAAACGATAGGAAAAAAGACACATCTTGAAGACAATGAAATTCTTGGGATAATGAGTGAATTTGATATTCTCCATCAAGAATATGTCGAAAAAGATGTTGAAATCTTAGATATAATGGAGAAATTTTCAAAGGACGAATATTTGTTCAAGCATTCGATCAATGTGGGTTTGATTGCAAGTAAAATTGGTAATTTACTGAGTTTACCAGAAGAACATCAACATATGTTGGGGAGGTTGGGATTATTTCATGATGTGGGAAAATTTAAAATTGATCCAGCCATTCTCAACAAACCAACTCGGTTAACAGATGAAGAATTCAATTTAATTAAACAACATCCTCGTCTAGGATATGATTTATTGTCTTCGACATCGTTAGATCCATTGATTTTAGAAGGGGTTCTTAAACATCACGAGAGAGAAGATGGCACAGGATACCCTGGCAGTATTAAAGGTGACAGTATTCCTTTCTTTGTAAAGATCCTTTCCGTAGCAGATTCATTTGATGCTATTTGTTCAATTCGAGTCTATAAAGAACAAAAGTCTGTCTATTATGCCATAGAAGAATTAATTAAGGATGCACAGGCAAAACGTCTTGATATGTCCATTGTGCGTCCATTTACATATTCTTTAATGAATCAATTAAAAGGGTCAAAGATTAAACTTAGAAATGGTGCACACGGTGAGATTTATGATGTTCATCCTCAACATCCAAACCAACCCATTTTAAAAATTAATGGCTTTCAACCACTAAACCTTTTCAAAGAACAATTAACCTTGCACCAAGTTGCAGATCTTTAG
- a CDS encoding nitroreductase family protein has protein sequence MTNFLEVKELIQNRRSIRKYKDHDVSNEDIYEILDCARYAPSDTNSQTWEFLVIKNREKIKKIEEMTWDALRERAKEAEEKGFEKEGKLLLRSFGPYATAFSGAPALIICLATPYNSKFKEKIFDPIELVEESVWVEEGIKSSCLASQNLMLAAYAKGLGTCPMTGPVLLAQERIREYLAIERVKEINMVIALGYPEETPKKMARKEVSEISVIIE, from the coding sequence GTGACAAATTTTTTAGAAGTAAAAGAGTTAATCCAAAATAGAAGAAGCATTCGGAAATATAAAGACCATGACGTATCTAACGAGGATATTTATGAAATCCTCGATTGTGCACGTTATGCTCCATCGGATACGAATTCTCAGACTTGGGAATTTCTCGTCATAAAAAACCGAGAAAAAATAAAAAAAATTGAAGAAATGACATGGGATGCGCTTAGAGAGCGTGCGAAGGAAGCGGAAGAAAAGGGGTTTGAAAAAGAAGGGAAACTTCTTCTCCGTTCATTTGGACCATATGCGACCGCCTTCTCCGGTGCACCTGCATTGATCATTTGCTTAGCGACACCTTATAATTCGAAATTCAAGGAAAAAATATTTGATCCGATCGAACTCGTGGAAGAGTCTGTATGGGTGGAAGAAGGAATCAAATCAAGCTGCTTAGCATCACAAAATCTAATGCTTGCTGCGTATGCAAAAGGGTTAGGAACATGTCCAATGACGGGACCTGTGTTACTTGCCCAAGAAAGAATTCGTGAATATTTGGCGATCGAAAGAGTGAAAGAAATTAATATGGTCATCGCCCTTGGATATCCGGAAGAAACTCCGAAGAAAATGGCGCGTAAAGAAGTAAGCGAAATCTCAGTGATTATTGAATAA
- a CDS encoding NAD(P)H-dependent flavin oxidoreductase, whose product MMPTVPILQGGMGVGISLSNLASAVANEGGIGIISGTGISVEDMRTHIRKAKNLLKGTGYIGVNVLFAMNDFAEKMKAALEEKVDFIISGAGISRDMYAWGKQAGIPVISIVSSAKLAKISERLGAAAVVVEGFEAGGHLGTDRPLFDILPEVVEAVSVPVIAAGGIMTGHDIAKALQMGAAGVQMGTRFVASEECDAPLSFKQKYVDARKEDTILVKTTVGLQGRAITNHFTDLISSSDKLKITKCQNCLKNCSYRFCTLDSLIKSVEGDVQNGLVFAGARVDEIKEILSVQKIIEKLKFEYQEAMAQ is encoded by the coding sequence ATGATGCCTACAGTTCCAATCCTACAAGGTGGGATGGGCGTCGGGATCTCATTAAGCAATCTAGCCTCAGCTGTAGCAAATGAAGGTGGTATTGGAATTATATCTGGCACAGGAATATCAGTTGAAGATATGCGAACACATATTAGAAAAGCTAAAAATCTCTTAAAAGGTACAGGGTATATCGGTGTCAATGTATTATTTGCTATGAATGATTTTGCGGAAAAAATGAAAGCTGCACTAGAAGAAAAAGTGGATTTCATTATTTCAGGTGCTGGAATTTCCAGAGACATGTATGCATGGGGAAAACAAGCCGGAATTCCAGTCATTTCAATAGTTTCTTCTGCTAAACTCGCGAAAATTTCTGAGCGGCTTGGAGCTGCTGCTGTTGTTGTTGAGGGATTTGAAGCTGGTGGACATTTAGGAACGGACAGGCCTCTTTTTGACATTCTTCCTGAAGTGGTCGAAGCAGTTTCCGTCCCAGTTATTGCCGCAGGTGGAATTATGACAGGGCATGATATTGCTAAAGCTCTGCAAATGGGGGCAGCTGGTGTCCAAATGGGAACAAGATTTGTTGCAAGCGAGGAATGTGATGCCCCACTTTCTTTTAAGCAAAAATATGTTGATGCCCGTAAAGAAGATACCATTTTAGTTAAAACGACCGTGGGCTTACAAGGAAGGGCTATTACCAATCATTTCACTGATTTAATCAGCAGCTCAGATAAACTTAAAATTACGAAATGCCAAAATTGCCTAAAAAACTGCTCTTATCGTTTTTGTACACTGGATTCATTGATTAAATCCGTAGAAGGTGACGTCCAAAATGGCCTTGTTTTTGCTGGTGCAAGGGTAGATGAAATCAAGGAAATTCTATCCGTCCAAAAAATCATCGAAAAACTAAAATTCGAATATCAAGAAGCAATGGCGCAATAA
- a CDS encoding SulP family inorganic anion transporter, translating to MIAIKQLNRYNLSHLRKDAVAGLIVGIVAIPLAMAFAIASGVRPEYGLYTTIIAGIMISLFGGSKYQIAGPTGAFVPVLLGVVMQFGYEKLLIAGFLAGIMILLMGVFKLGRFIKFIPRPVVTGFTAGIAVIIFSGQISNFLGLSNLKKEDSFILKMKEIFVNLHTLNIYSILIAVISLAIVILAQKYVSKIPGSLMGLIVSTLVAYFFFPNTVATIGSTYGEIPNKLPTFDFPDITGNLLIELLPAALVIAMLGGIESLLSALVADSMTNTKHNSNRELIAQGLANMIAPLFGGIPATGAIARTATNIKNGAASSFSGVIHGIVVLLVLVLFAPYASVIPLASMAPILMFVAWNMSERKEFVQILKTKTMDSKILVVTFLLTVFVDLTTGVGGGILLALVAFVRKMSGTLKVSKVLPDPADKLVKPEIVNKGSNCPQVHIYTLEGPLFFGSTERFEEELEEILRSKPRVLLLRMSKVPFIDTSGEALLHKIVKQLKHHKQHLIISGIQKQPKELLFSTGLHKEIGERNFFDHTGDALNKALSQLDTIKCIGCKQFAFSECSKLSLQPVKAKRTTLGTSLT from the coding sequence ATGATAGCTATTAAACAGTTAAATAGGTATAACTTAAGCCATCTTCGGAAAGATGCAGTAGCTGGGCTGATCGTTGGAATTGTAGCGATTCCTTTAGCGATGGCCTTTGCCATTGCTTCAGGGGTAAGGCCGGAATATGGACTTTATACGACCATCATTGCCGGTATTATGATTTCGCTTTTTGGAGGATCTAAATATCAGATTGCAGGACCAACTGGTGCCTTTGTCCCTGTCTTATTAGGGGTTGTTATGCAGTTTGGATATGAAAAACTGTTAATCGCCGGCTTCTTAGCTGGGATCATGATTTTGCTCATGGGTGTATTCAAATTAGGAAGGTTTATAAAGTTTATCCCCCGCCCTGTTGTGACCGGATTTACAGCAGGAATCGCTGTCATTATCTTTTCCGGCCAGATCTCTAATTTCTTAGGTCTTAGTAACCTAAAAAAAGAAGATTCATTTATTTTAAAAATGAAGGAAATTTTTGTGAATCTACACACACTAAATATCTACAGTATTTTGATAGCTGTAATCAGTTTGGCTATTGTTATATTGGCCCAAAAATATGTATCAAAAATCCCTGGATCACTGATGGGATTGATTGTATCAACTCTCGTTGCCTATTTTTTCTTTCCTAACACTGTCGCAACAATCGGATCAACTTATGGAGAAATCCCTAATAAATTACCAACCTTTGATTTTCCAGATATCACAGGGAATTTGCTGATTGAATTACTCCCAGCAGCTCTTGTTATTGCCATGCTTGGAGGAATTGAATCATTATTATCAGCCTTAGTTGCGGACAGTATGACCAACACTAAACATAACAGCAATAGAGAACTCATTGCGCAAGGATTAGCCAATATGATTGCACCATTATTTGGCGGAATTCCAGCTACAGGAGCCATCGCCCGAACAGCAACAAATATTAAAAACGGTGCAGCTTCCTCTTTCTCTGGTGTGATTCATGGGATTGTAGTATTACTAGTGCTTGTTCTGTTTGCTCCGTATGCCTCAGTCATTCCATTAGCAAGTATGGCCCCTATTCTTATGTTCGTCGCATGGAACATGAGCGAACGGAAAGAGTTTGTACAAATCTTAAAAACGAAAACCATGGACTCGAAAATATTAGTCGTTACTTTCCTATTAACTGTATTTGTTGATCTAACGACTGGAGTTGGTGGAGGCATCCTTTTAGCACTGGTAGCCTTTGTGCGGAAAATGAGTGGTACGTTGAAAGTATCAAAGGTTTTACCGGACCCGGCTGATAAACTAGTGAAACCTGAAATCGTAAATAAAGGTTCTAACTGTCCTCAAGTTCATATTTATACATTAGAAGGACCTTTATTCTTTGGATCAACTGAACGATTTGAAGAGGAACTGGAAGAAATTCTTCGCTCCAAACCGCGAGTGCTTCTATTAAGGATGAGCAAAGTTCCATTCATTGATACTTCGGGAGAGGCTCTCCTCCATAAAATCGTTAAACAATTAAAACATCATAAACAACACCTTATCATTTCTGGAATCCAGAAGCAGCCTAAAGAATTACTTTTTTCTACTGGGTTACATAAAGAAATTGGGGAAAGAAACTTTTTTGACCATACAGGGGATGCACTTAATAAAGCATTAAGCCAATTAGATACGATAAAATGCATAGGTTGTAAACAATTTGCTTTTAGCGAATGCTCCAAGTTGTCTCTCCAACCAGTGAAGGCTAAACGAACGACTCTCGGTACATCTTTAACCTAA
- a CDS encoding beta-class carbonic anhydrase, with protein sequence MYTISEILDFNKTFVDQHRYQEFKTTKYPDKKLVILTCMDTRLLELLPKAMGIGNGDAKIIKNAGATVSHPFGSIMRSILVAIYELKAEEVCVIGHYGCGMVGLETSSILEKAKQNGIDESQLDLLANAGIDLSKWLTGFQCVEDNVKNSCDIIKNHPIFPKHIPVHGMIIDPETGKLDLLINGYNPKSVYIPNLETRSE encoded by the coding sequence ATGTATACAATTTCTGAAATTCTAGATTTTAACAAGACTTTTGTTGATCAACACAGGTATCAAGAGTTTAAAACGACAAAATATCCAGATAAAAAACTAGTGATCCTAACTTGTATGGATACCCGTTTACTGGAATTACTTCCGAAGGCGATGGGGATAGGAAACGGTGATGCGAAAATAATCAAAAATGCTGGTGCAACTGTCTCCCACCCTTTCGGCAGTATTATGCGAAGCATTCTAGTCGCTATTTATGAATTAAAGGCTGAAGAAGTGTGTGTAATCGGACATTACGGATGTGGCATGGTGGGTCTAGAAACATCATCCATTCTTGAAAAAGCTAAACAGAATGGTATTGACGAAAGTCAGCTTGATCTACTCGCTAACGCAGGGATTGATTTGTCCAAATGGCTGACTGGTTTTCAATGTGTGGAGGATAATGTTAAAAACAGTTGCGATATTATCAAAAACCACCCGATATTCCCAAAACACATCCCTGTTCATGGGATGATCATTGACCCTGAAACAGGAAAATTAGATCTGTTGATAAACGGATATAACCCTAAAAGTGTGTACATACCAAATCTGGAAACCAGGAGCGAGTAA
- a CDS encoding n-acetylglutamate synthase — protein sequence MTIVFASIENTANGEVSLKTTFQYKQEGNMITATYSGGSIVKGFLIGMAKEDGYLEFKYNHVNTNNKIRGECVSTPEVLGDGQIRLYEKWIWIDAEGSEGNSIIEEV from the coding sequence ATGACAATCGTATTTGCTTCAATTGAAAATACAGCTAACGGTGAAGTCTCTTTAAAAACAACTTTTCAATATAAGCAAGAGGGGAATATGATCACTGCAACGTATAGTGGAGGTTCTATCGTCAAAGGTTTCCTAATTGGTATGGCAAAGGAAGATGGTTACCTAGAGTTTAAATATAACCACGTTAATACCAATAATAAAATTAGAGGAGAATGTGTTTCGACGCCTGAAGTCTTAGGTGATGGGCAAATTAGACTGTATGAGAAATGGATATGGATTGATGCCGAAGGAAGTGAGGGTAATTCAATTATTGAAGAAGTGTAA
- a CDS encoding ArsR/SmtB family transcription factor yields MSGKIPGENMTTLSALSEPNRMNIVELLRDGPLTVGEIADQLGLKQPQTSKHLKVLSDNGIVEVKAEANRRIYKLRPEPFQALDSWIQSFQRVIQERFDNLDAYLKELQNKENS; encoded by the coding sequence ATGTCAGGGAAGATTCCGGGCGAGAACATGACGACGCTTAGTGCTTTGTCTGAACCAAATCGTATGAATATCGTCGAACTCTTACGTGACGGCCCTCTGACAGTGGGAGAAATCGCCGACCAGTTGGGATTGAAGCAGCCCCAAACTTCGAAGCATCTAAAAGTGCTTAGCGACAACGGGATTGTAGAAGTGAAGGCAGAAGCCAACCGCCGCATCTACAAGCTCCGGCCCGAGCCCTTCCAAGCGCTGGATTCTTGGATACAGTCCTTTCAGCGTGTGATTCAAGAAAGATTCGACAATCTAGATGCTTATTTGAAGGAATTACAGAACAAGGAAAATTCTTAA
- a CDS encoding SRPBCC domain-containing protein: MSNNTLVSRVENERVLVLERVFDAPRDLVFKMFKEPEHLQHWWGPRGWEIPVCTIDFRPGGVWHYCMKCVDQNQGQFFGMESWGKGVYKEIIEPEKIIYTDYFSDAEGNLNDSMPSTEITLEFIDLAGKTKLINSAEYVSPEALKTVMDMGMLQGITETWDRLNELLVSLK, translated from the coding sequence ATGTCAAATAACACATTGGTTTCGAGAGTAGAGAACGAACGAGTACTGGTATTGGAGCGTGTATTCGATGCGCCACGCGATCTTGTATTCAAAATGTTTAAAGAGCCGGAGCACCTGCAACACTGGTGGGGACCTAGGGGCTGGGAGATACCTGTTTGCACCATTGATTTCCGTCCAGGAGGAGTTTGGCACTACTGTATGAAGTGTGTCGATCAAAATCAGGGTCAATTTTTTGGTATGGAATCCTGGGGTAAAGGAGTTTATAAGGAGATTATCGAGCCGGAGAAGATTATCTACACCGATTACTTTTCGGATGCAGAGGGCAATTTGAATGACTCGATGCCTTCGACAGAAATCACTCTGGAATTCATCGATTTGGCTGGGAAAACGAAGCTGATCAACAGTGCTGAATATGTGTCTCCAGAGGCACTTAAGACCGTTATGGACATGGGCATGCTGCAGGGCATCACAGAAACCTGGGATCGTTTGAACGAGCTTTTGGTGTCGCTGAAGTAG
- a CDS encoding ArsR/SmtB family transcription factor — protein sequence MGINPNVAEIASLLGETSRATMLTILMDGRFHTASELAYMAAITPQTASFHLSKLAEGNLIKVEKYGRHRYYQLANREVAHILESFLTISPPPEIRSLKQSSQLKLLRDARTCYDHLAGRLGVDLTESMLNLGYLDKKEKEFVVTPKGELFFTDFGIHLSELKRKRRQFSYACLDWSERQHHLAGALGRGLLTHFLEIGWIVQVPSIRAVKITPSGKSGFKQIFHISV from the coding sequence ATGGGTATTAATCCTAATGTAGCGGAAATCGCCTCTCTTCTTGGAGAAACGTCAAGGGCAACAATGCTAACCATTTTAATGGACGGTCGTTTTCATACAGCAAGTGAATTAGCTTATATGGCTGCAATTACACCTCAAACAGCCAGCTTTCACCTTTCAAAATTAGCCGAGGGGAACCTTATTAAAGTTGAAAAATACGGGCGTCATCGGTATTATCAGCTAGCCAACAGAGAAGTGGCGCATATTTTAGAATCGTTTCTAACGATTTCTCCACCTCCTGAAATACGTTCGTTAAAACAATCCAGCCAATTGAAATTACTTCGGGATGCCAGAACTTGCTATGACCATTTAGCAGGAAGGTTAGGAGTCGATTTAACCGAATCAATGTTGAATTTGGGTTATTTGGATAAAAAAGAAAAAGAATTTGTGGTTACACCTAAAGGAGAACTGTTCTTTACTGATTTCGGCATTCATTTAAGTGAATTGAAGAGAAAGCGGCGACAATTTTCTTACGCATGTTTAGACTGGAGTGAGCGTCAACATCATCTTGCTGGCGCCTTAGGAAGGGGACTTCTTACACACTTTTTGGAAATAGGTTGGATTGTACAAGTCCCATCTATTCGGGCTGTAAAAATCACACCAAGCGGAAAATCTGGGTTTAAACAAATTTTTCATATAAGTGTTTAA
- a CDS encoding DinB family protein, producing MFTSVNDFLNEWKQEAAVTQKVLDVLTDESLNQEVSPGLNSIGSLAWHITGAVYYFPSQVGLKFEVPNLQQEAPKSAAEISETYKLVSERLTRAFSEQVTDEKMNEIVNLFGMNMPVQAVYRLLIQHQAHHRGQLTVLMRQAGLKVPGVYGPSKEEWEALKAQKS from the coding sequence ATGTTTACATCTGTAAATGATTTCTTAAACGAATGGAAACAAGAAGCAGCTGTTACGCAAAAAGTGCTGGATGTTTTGACGGATGAATCGTTAAATCAGGAGGTTTCCCCAGGCTTAAACAGCATTGGAAGTTTGGCTTGGCATATTACTGGAGCAGTTTACTACTTTCCTTCGCAGGTTGGATTAAAATTCGAAGTTCCTAATCTTCAACAAGAGGCACCGAAATCAGCTGCTGAAATCAGTGAGACATACAAATTAGTAAGTGAGCGGTTAACACGAGCATTTTCTGAACAAGTTACAGATGAAAAAATGAACGAAATCGTGAATTTATTTGGAATGAACATGCCTGTTCAGGCTGTTTACCGTCTGCTAATTCAACATCAGGCCCATCATCGCGGACAATTGACTGTTCTAATGAGACAAGCTGGATTGAAAGTTCCTGGTGTATATGGTCCTAGCAAAGAAGAATGGGAAGCATTGAAAGCTCAAAAAAGCTAA